A section of the Candidatus Woesearchaeota archaeon genome encodes:
- a CDS encoding arginase family protein: MKLIKIPSSQGGLGKSDGSELAPDEVIKQARDLFLNENAELPVFEIDEVKVASSNLEETNKNIFNKAMDIFAKNEKAAFIGGDHSITYPIARAFSNTFNKNPGIIIFDAHPDAEDYFMPPTQEDLLPAMIHENLIKAANIILVGIRNWHSNELEFLKKNKIRFFNMKEITEEGLHESCEAVMSIAKNFDALYISIDIDAVDPAFAPGTGYIEPGGLTSRELIYFLQRLKFLKNIKALDISEINPKKDINSMTSKLGAKICVEMS, from the coding sequence ATGAAACTAATCAAAATCCCCTCTTCGCAGGGAGGGCTGGGAAAGTCAGACGGATCAGAGCTTGCTCCAGATGAAGTTATAAAACAGGCCCGTGACCTGTTTTTGAATGAAAATGCCGAGCTGCCTGTCTTTGAAATAGATGAAGTCAAGGTTGCAAGCTCCAATCTGGAGGAAACAAACAAAAACATATTCAATAAGGCAATGGATATCTTCGCAAAAAATGAAAAAGCAGCATTTATTGGCGGAGACCACTCAATAACTTACCCTATTGCAAGGGCGTTCTCGAATACATTTAACAAGAATCCGGGCATCATAATATTTGATGCGCATCCTGATGCAGAGGACTATTTCATGCCGCCGACTCAGGAGGACTTGCTGCCTGCGATGATACATGAGAATTTAATAAAAGCAGCTAATATAATCCTAGTCGGCATTAGAAACTGGCACAGCAATGAGCTCGAATTCTTAAAAAAGAACAAAATAAGATTCTTTAACATGAAGGAAATAACTGAAGAAGGCCTGCATGAAAGCTGCGAAGCAGTAATGTCGATAGCAAAAAACTTTGATGCCCTGTATATCTCCATAGACATAGATGCTGTTGATCCGGCTTTTGCACCTGGAACAGGCTATATTGAGCCAGGCGGCTTGACTTCAAGAGAACTGATTTATTTTCTACAAAGGCTGAAATTCCTAAAAAACATTAAAGCCCTCGATATATCTGAAATAAACCCGAAAAAAGACATTAACAGCATGACCTCGAAGCTTGGGGCAAAGATTTGCGTTGAGATGAGCTGA